The Lysinibacillus timonensis nucleotide sequence TACTAGGTGAAATTGAATTAGAACTCGCGACTGCTCGATACACATTATATGGAGCTGCTCAAAATTATGTTGAACTAAAACAAAAGGAATCCGAAGGGTACACACTTACTGAACTTGAAGGCACAATGATCGTCAATGCAGTTAACACTGCAAAGTATGTAGCAACAAATGCTGCTTTAAAAGTAGTTGATAAGGCAATGCGTGTAGTTGGAGCAAAAAGCTTACAGCGTAGCAACCCACTACAACGTTATTATCGCGATGTACGTGCAGGTCTTCACAATCCACCTATGGATGACATTACTATTAATAAATTAGCGGAATTAGCGTTAAAACTAGACGAAAACAAAGGAGAACAACCATTATGAAATTCAATCGATTATTAAAATTTGCTGCTGTAGGTTTTGCTTCCATCTCAATTTTAGCTGCTTGCGGAAATGGAGGAAATGAGCAATCTGCTTCAGCAACAACGACTGAAGATGGTCAAGAAGTACGTATTGTTAAAGTTGCATACGATCAGGCAAGTAAACCAATGACTTACATTGATGAAAACGGAAATGCTACGGGCTATGACGTAGAAGTTATGAAACTGGTAGATGAACTTTTACCAGAATATCAGTTTGAATACGTAGGTACGACTAGTGATGACCTATTAATTGGTGTAGAACAAGGGAAATACCACGTAGGTGTAAAAAATGCATTCTATACGGAAGAACGTGCTCAAAAATTCATATACCCACAAGAATTCCTAGGCCTTAGTAGCGCTGGTCTTGTGTTGAAAAAAGAAAATGAAAACATTAAAAATTTAAGCGACTTTGCTACAGCAGGTATGACGCTAGCGCCAATCGCAGCTAACAACGCACAATATACAGTAATTGCTGAATATAACGAGGCAAACCCTGATAACCCGGTAAAACTTCAAGCAGGTGAAGAGTTCACAGTAGACGTTGTTCAATGGGTAAACGAGGGTCGTGTAGACGGTGGAGTCATTATCGAAGGTGCGTTTAAA carries:
- a CDS encoding transporter substrate-binding domain-containing protein, yielding MKFNRLLKFAAVGFASISILAACGNGGNEQSASATTTEDGQEVRIVKVAYDQASKPMTYIDENGNATGYDVEVMKLVDELLPEYQFEYVGTTSDDLLIGVEQGKYHVGVKNAFYTEERAQKFIYPQEFLGLSSAGLVLKKENENIKNLSDFATAGMTLAPIAANNAQYTVIAEYNEANPDNPVKLQAGEEFTVDVVQWVNEGRVDGGVIIEGAFKGQVLDENGPYYNLKDEVVYNEFAVIRTWPLFNKNEQEFADAYDKAVAQLKEEGKLRELSTEFYGRDLFEVLDQVER